Proteins encoded within one genomic window of Nitrospirota bacterium:
- a CDS encoding ABC-type transport auxiliary lipoprotein family protein produces the protein MRRLGAGKKYMGRLAVLLLAVLPLLGCFPSRKPPVLVKEYVLEYAPPSFEGRVRIPVEIKVQRFGASRGTDTPQMVFTPGPYERKAYNYHRWMVPPADMVTDYLTRDLQGSGLLEAVFSWTEAEQARFVLTGGVEKFLEVDAPEGEARKAVLVVNVTFLDTSRKEIPERVLFQKTYRETRELRAKSPAGLAGAMSEAMRAFSKALIQDVYRAARARVEP, from the coding sequence ATGAGAAGGCTTGGGGCGGGAAAGAAATACATGGGCAGGCTGGCCGTCCTCCTTTTGGCCGTCCTCCCCCTCCTCGGGTGCTTTCCTTCACGGAAGCCCCCGGTCCTGGTGAAGGAGTATGTCCTTGAGTACGCGCCTCCGTCTTTTGAGGGGAGAGTACGGATTCCGGTGGAGATAAAAGTGCAGAGGTTCGGGGCCTCCCGCGGGACGGATACCCCGCAGATGGTCTTCACGCCCGGCCCCTATGAGCGGAAAGCATATAATTACCACCGCTGGATGGTGCCTCCGGCCGACATGGTCACGGACTACCTGACGCGGGACCTCCAGGGGTCGGGCCTCTTGGAGGCGGTCTTCTCGTGGACGGAGGCCGAGCAGGCCCGTTTTGTCCTGACCGGCGGCGTGGAGAAGTTTCTGGAGGTGGACGCCCCAGAGGGGGAGGCCAGGAAGGCGGTTCTCGTGGTAAACGTTACGTTCCTGGATACCTCCCGGAAAGAGATACCCGAGAGGGTGCTGTTTCAGAAGACCTACCGGGAGACGCGGGAACTTCGGGCGAAAAGCCCCGCGGGGCTCGCCGGGGCCATGAGCGAGGCCATGAGGGCTTTCTCCAAGGCACTCATCCAGGACGTCTACCGGGCCGCCCGGGCACGTGTTGAGCCTTGA
- a CDS encoding HAD-IIB family hydrolase encodes MRKKIIVFTDLDETLLTRGTYSFEPALPALKALKERDMPLVVVSSKTKAEIEVYRKKLANEDPFIAENGGGIYVPKGYFKGGIRGYALSVKDGYEAITLGASYHVLRQALRQLREEGFPIRGFGDMDAKEVARLTGLSEEEARLTLKRHFDEPFLYEGEDFERLREAVSGLGLHISQGRFYHLTGETDKGAATRVLIGLYREHVGEVLSIALGDSPADEPMLREADYPVLLEREDGGHHRGVSVPGLIMAEGVGPEGWNRAVLDLIERLG; translated from the coding sequence GTGCGGAAAAAGATAATCGTTTTTACGGACCTTGACGAAACCCTCCTTACCCGCGGGACCTACTCCTTCGAGCCCGCGCTTCCGGCCCTGAAGGCCCTCAAGGAAAGGGACATGCCGCTGGTCGTCGTCTCAAGCAAGACCAAGGCCGAGATAGAGGTCTACCGGAAGAAGCTCGCCAACGAAGACCCTTTCATCGCGGAAAACGGCGGGGGCATCTATGTCCCCAAGGGATACTTCAAGGGGGGCATCCGGGGCTACGCCCTCTCGGTGAAGGACGGCTACGAGGCCATCACCCTGGGTGCGTCTTATCACGTCCTGAGGCAGGCGCTCCGCCAGCTCAGGGAGGAAGGCTTTCCCATCAGGGGCTTCGGCGACATGGACGCCAAGGAGGTGGCCCGCCTCACCGGCCTCTCGGAAGAAGAAGCACGCCTCACTCTGAAGAGGCACTTCGACGAGCCCTTCCTCTATGAGGGGGAAGATTTCGAGCGGCTCCGCGAGGCCGTCTCGGGCCTGGGGCTGCACATCTCCCAGGGACGTTTCTACCACCTGACGGGAGAAACGGACAAGGGCGCAGCCACCAGGGTGCTCATCGGACTTTACAGGGAGCACGTGGGCGAGGTGCTCTCCATTGCTCTGGGCGACAGCCCCGCCGACGAGCCCATGCTCCGCGAGGCGGACTACCCGGTCCTCCTCGAGCGGGAGGACGGCGGGCACCATCGGGGTGTCTCGGTGCCGGGCCTTATCATGGCGGAGGGCGTGGGACCGGAGGGCTGGAACAGGGCGGTCCTGGACCTCATCGAGAGACTCGGGTAA